The Heterodontus francisci isolate sHetFra1 chromosome 13, sHetFra1.hap1, whole genome shotgun sequence genome includes a region encoding these proteins:
- the LOC137376345 gene encoding zinc finger protein 292-like isoform X4: protein MHSLPHTAASAGRRILCVAGEAGLSACIELCVRALRMESNENPTVKTSICKTVSCLLPDYLEVRRACQLTEFLLEPTVEAYYAVETLYNQPDQKYDDENGPIPNSLRCELLLVLKTHWPFDPEFWDWKTLKRHCLALMGEEASIVSSIDELNDSDLFDENNESHLEVVTKEHSLNGLPKFYSDVIKVQNTSSEEMKMKEKNKIEKGVVSARFKNWQAYMQYCVLCDREFLGHRIIRHAQTHVRDGNYYCPICAKSFKKKEIFVPHVTFHIKQSCKERLASIKPKRRVGRPSKNLTDSIVGKKMAELEKQEHRPIKRNSLYSEDFVVFSDSDGSDDEGKDKSYKPAIVTTQKVDCTEDYNCPVTICTKTFKYFKNLIAHVKGHGHNEEAKQFLKMQSNKVVCQYCRRRFVSVSQLNEHLQIHCGPKPYVCIQLECNASFGTYSELVGHRKEHVLFKAKCMFQNCGRIFTESYLLYDHEAQHYHNSSYTCKFSNCGNIYCSQSELQKHEVGHVTHACVKIEAENSLPFETTQLDSNRDDQLLQIKMEDEPCRQSDTDQNGFAIDCVAFETVKSKSSMSEELNILPPIGEQNHLPKDKYFGVTVKNEEESNMQLTCAVLPKTVLKGEGTLIPSLPAETESGKAAKAVQIFSCKVDGCNRNYTSSRSVSKHIKAIHPEYYETLKKQRNLSKIQRVRNPLKCQNPENPPNTLCFSDAKSLNMTPENTLNTVGAIYQQPVSSVLTAENENVSQSRKKKHTHNKRAKWPAIIKGDKFICSRCYREFTNPKSLGGHLSRRAICKPYDKKESSSVVEQKDGQALYRSEKILSPGALTHQGREPSCMPDTFLTGETLFQSLEMGDSSAPFAAHLFPPTQENYSSTVFEPSKTPQVTGLSETFETEVIQQTFQPRFGMTTVEDNPDNITMSQALTTVCSPGSFVAAEDMSVSTEVSPMLDATKGSGAYSSCEPLQQALESNFCSGTFVSNEIHPPNFESSCEPTVFFTNSALPEIDPSHNSSHSEDSKTLDIRIAELLLGLQNLNLEYDEKLCRRDAPCHTSSSGTPASSMNILIHTPMSNCTNSPNIINQCLTDPQTNASLQVAENDKELKVNLIKPFICQESGCIYSAMTKDALTNHYVKVHQYSKEQIMEIKMYQTRFAPFRCHIPNCQKTFTRNSNLRAHYQLVHHVTREELVKLRIKRAYCRKLDGHYKAADCVPPLQEIISQPRINGSEEEESTVLHDLEPVTAGPNEINTEISLHLQSAQKAKTVLYNHGMSQNSSVLLAGLQDCSTLTTELQNGLAQSVVPQGTLVPASGPQDAPLLLTGPQGASVLTVEPHSGPEPTAGLLAVSPLLPWPQGVLLQSVRPQNVSPVPQGLQDVCLLPAVQQCVSPLPAMPQAVLLPEAQGISPLALGPENVSLLPAELQDISVPSGPQDISQLPSESADSSLLSAGPQGASPLPTGPQDASSAGPLGVSPPQEALVHQVGTKDSFLHGERPEGALLHPVDVSVQRRKSEGGLKQAKKAASTVNLAKMPGERKRKKSITKIRIECDINKFHKPYRCVHKACSAAFTIQQNLILHYRAVHQSDQQLFHMQIKQETTKNANVQVKDFKCSLDDCCRIFQGFTDLIKHYSELHGLTLDEMGKMVSTVSEGKFQCDQADCVSSFTVFWSFIKHLLVAHGIDVESQQGDIDVTCFKCDCEGCDRTYATRSNLLRHIFTKHRELHQSHLMRPRRIITDQENIPRTANQDDQSDEKNYFGPEVSENEDTMHHGKSKPLSREYFTPDCKNMKSSEVDGNKSCSSRKVAKYTFKSKAQAVAICSSKSLREQYPCMFQNCTSVVTSERSLVKHYRIHHKISNAFVSQYHNHLITCRKYASIQGKRSTEYVTNHEGPVENAVNGVVVQQQAKLSETEIFNKELENDDSSKSSVELSELFDANTSVCIKSEREETVKMNAESKLTDVNNYQSCKKRSNGHLTLSDTEKECIQSKKKNNLIMENPEKLLVDNSNRTLHEKEASPPEHSPCTHKSHHHKPFDLSTFKPMGFEFSFLKFLEESAVKQKKKSLADKGLSHCLTINTEKMADHGLTSSSVVLGDEDSSSASIPMKDDKNSRAIVDHTNRSAVDRLCMGTTEHQALTNFATPLSLHILKNIKIIMDKTHSDCVELAEKQLQHMQPTVVLSRVKVDFNMLAQVKSVKERIAAKST from the coding sequence GCAGGAGAGGCTGGACTTTCAGCTTGTATTGAGCTGTGTGTAAGAGCACTACGCATGGAATCAAATGAAAATCCAACGGTGAAGACATCAATTTGCAAGACAGTATCGTGCTTGTTACCTGATTATTTAGAGGTCAGACGTGCATGCCAGCTTACCGAATTCTTGCTGGAGCCTACAGTAGAAGCTTATTATGCAGTTGAGACTTTATACAACCAGCCAGATCAGAAGTATGACGATGAAAATGGTCCAATCCCCAATTCACTGAGATGCGAACTTCTTCTTGTTTTGAAAACTCATTGGCCCTTTGATCCTGAATTTTGGGACTGGAAGACCTTGAAACGCCATTGCCTTGCATTAATGGGAGAGGAAGCATCCATTGTGTCTTCCATAGATGAACTTAATGACAGTGACCTCTTCGATGAAAACAACGAGAGCCATCTTGAAGTTGTTACGAAAGAACATTCGCTGAATGGACTTCCTAAATTTTACAGTGATGTGATAAAAGTGCAAAACACTTCATCTGAAGAAATGAAAATGaaggaaaaaaataaaattgaGAAAGGTGTGGTGTCTGCCAGATTTAAGAATTGGCAGGCCTATATGCAGTATTGTGTATTATGTGACCGAGAGTTTCTGGGACACCGAATTATCCGTCATGCTCAAACGCACGTGAGGGATGGAAACTATTATTGCCCGATATGTGCCAAAAGTTTTAAGAAAAAGGAGATTTTTGTTCCACATGTTACATTTCATATTAAGCAATCTTGTAAAGAACGACTGGCTTCTATCAAACCAAAAAGAAGAGTTGGAAGACCTTCCAAGAACTTGACTGATAGTATTGTAGGTAAAAAGATGGCTGAGTTAGAAAAGCAGGAGCATCGTCCAATTAAAAGGAACAGCCTGTACAGTGAGGATTTTGTAGTCTTCAGTGATAGTGATGGTTCTGATGATGAAGGCAAAGACAAATCATACAAACCTGCAATCGTGACTACACAAAAAGTAGACTGCACTGAAGATTATAACTGTCCTGTAACTATCTGTACCAAAACTTTTAAGTATTTTAAAAACTTAATTGCACACGTGAAAGGTCATGGTCATAATGAAGAAGCAAAACAATTTCTTAAAATGCAGAGTAATAAAGTTGTTTGTCAGTATTGTCGGAGACGCTTTGTCAGTGTTTCTCAGCTTAATGAACATTTGCAAATTCACTGTGGCCCCAAACCCTATGTCTGTATTCAGCTGGAGTGTAATGCAAGCTTTGGTACATACTCTGAATTGGTAGGACACAGAAAAGAACATGTACTGTTCAAAGCTAAATGCATGTTTCAGAACTGTGGAAGAATTTTTACTGAGTCCTATTTGTTATATGATCACGAAGCACAGCATTACCACAATTCCTCATATACTTGCAAATTCTCAAACTGTGGAAACATTTACTGTTCCCAGAGTGAATTGCAAAAGCATGAAGTTGGTCATGTTACACATGCCTGTGTGAAAATCGAAGCTGAAAATAGTTTACCTTTTGAAACAACCCAGCTTGATTCAAATCGAGATGATCAATTATTACAAATAAAGATGGAAGATGAGCCGTGCAGGCAGTCTGACACTGACCAGAATGGTTTTGCTATTGATTGTGTTGCATTTGAAACTGTCAAATCTAAATCTTCCATGTCTGAAGAACTGAATATCTTACCGCCCATTGGAGAACAGAATCATCTTCCTAAAGACAAATACTTTGGTGTAACTGTGAAGAATGAAGAAGAGTCGAACATGCAGCTCACTTGTGCTGTTTTGCCAAAAACGGTGCTTAAAGGGGAGGGTACTCTTATTCCATCATTACCTGCAGAAACTGAATCTGGTAAAGCAGCAAAAGCAGTACAGATATTCAGCTGTAAAGTTGATGGCTGCAATCGAAACTATACTTCGTCACGTAGTGTCAGCAAACACATCAAGGCTATCCATCCTGAGTACTATGAAACCCTGAAGAAACAACGGAACCTATCAAAAATCCAACGGGTTAGAAATCCCTTGAAATGTCAAAATCCGGAAAACCCtccaaacacattgtgtttttcagATGCGAAAAGCTTAAATATGACACCTGAAAACACCTTGAACACAGTAGGTGCTATTTATCAGCAACCTGTTTCCAGTGTTTTAACTGCTGAAAATGAGAATGTATCCCAATCCAGGAAGAAAAAACACACCCACAATAAGCGTGCAAAATGGCCAGCAATCATCAAAGGTGACAAATTTATCTGTAGCAGGTGCTACAGGGAGTTTACCAATCCCAAATCTCTTGGAGGTCATTTGTCACGGCGCGCCATCTGTAAACCTTATGATAAAAAGGAAAGCTCTTCGGTTGTGGAGCAGAAGGATGGACAGGCTTTATACAGAAGTGAAAAGATTCTTTCACCTGGTGCATTAACCCATCAGGGACGTGAACCTTCCTGTATGCCAGATACATTCTTGACTGGCGAAACATTGTTTCAATCATTGGAAATGGGGGATAGCTCGGCTCCATTTGCTGCTCATCTTTTTCCACCAACGCAGGAAAACTACAGTTCTACTGTATTTGAGCCAAGCAAGACTCCCCAGGTCACTGGTCTTTCTGAAACATTTGAGACCGAAGTAATTCAGCAGACCTTTCAGCCCAGGTTTGGGATGACTACAGTGGAGGACAACCCAGACAACATAACTATGTCACAGGCGCTAACAACTGTGTGTAGCCCGGGGTCATTTGTGGCTGCTGAAGATATGTCAGTCAGCACTGAGGTCTCACCAATGTTAGATGCGACTAAAGGCTCAGGTGCCTATTCATCTTGTGAGCCCTTGCAGCAGGCACTTGAATCCAACTTTTGTTCGGGAACTTTTGTAAGCAATGAGATTCACCCTCCAAATTTTGAAAGCAGCTGTGAACCAACTGTGTTTTTTACTAATAGTGCCCTTCCTGAGATTGATCCCAGTCATAATTCATCTCACTCTGAAGACTCCAAGACATTAGATATAAGAATAGCGGAACTTTTGTTGGGCTTGCAAAATCTGAATTTGGAATATGATGAGAAGCTTTGCAGGAGAGATGCACCATGCCATACCTCAAGTTCAGGGACACCAGCTTCTTCTATGAACATCTTGATACATACGCCAATGAGTAATTGTACCAATAGTCCAAACATAATCAATCAATGTTTGACAGACCCACAAACAAATGCGTCACTGCAGGTCGCTGAAAATGACAAAGAGCTGAAAGTGAACCTCATTAAACCATTCATCTGTCAGGAAAGCGGATGTATCTATAGTGCAATGACTAAAGATGCTCTGACTAATCATTACGTCAAAGTGCATCAGTACTCTAAGGAGCAGATAATGGAAATAAAGATGTATCAAACCAGATTTGCTCCATTTAGATGCCACATTCCTAACTGCCAGAAAACTTTTACAAGAAACTCTAACCTCCGAGCCCACTACCAGTTGGTACATCACGTAACACGGGAGGAGCTGGTAAAACTGAGAATTAAAAGAGCATACTGTAGAAAATTGGATGGCCATTATAAAGCTGCAGACTGTGTACCGCCATTGCAGGAAATAATTTCTCAACCCAGAATTAATGGGTCAGAAGAGGAAGAATCCACGGTTCTGCATGATTTGGAGCCCGTAACTGCAGGACCTAATGAGATTAATACAGAAATTAGTCTCCATTTGCAGAGCGCTCAGAAGGCAAAGACTGTACTGTATAATCATGGAATGTCACAGAATAGCTCAGTGTTACTAGCAGGTCTGCAGGATTGCTCAACATTAACAACAGAACTCCAAAATGGTTTGGCCCAATCCGTAGTGCCACAAGGCACCTTGGTGCCAGCATCAGGGCCTCAGGATGCCCCATTGCTACTGACAGGGCCTCAGGGTGCCTCTGTGTTGACAGTTGAGCCACACAGTGGCCCTGAACCAACAGCAGGGCTGCTGGCTGTCTCACCACTACTGCCATGGCCACAGGGTGTCTTGTTGCAATCAGTGAGGCCTCAAAATGTCTCGCCAGTACCACAAGGGCTGCAGGATGTGTGTCTGCTGCCAGCAGTGCAACAGTGTGTCTCACCGCTACCAGCAATGCCACAGGCTGTCTTGCTCCCAGAGGCTCAGGGTATCTCGCCACTAGCATTAGGGCCAGAGAATGTATCATTACTACCAGCAGAACTGCAGGACATCTCGGTACCATCAGGACCACAGGATATTTCTCAACTACCATCCGAGTCAGCAGATAGCTCACTCCTATCAGCAGGGCCGCAGGGTGCCTCGCCTTTGCCAACAGGGCCGCAGGATGCTTCTTCAGCAGGGCCACTGGGTGTCTCACCACCACAAGAGGCTTTGGTACATCAAGTAGGAACGAAAGATTCCTTCCTACACGGAGAAAGACCAGAAGGTGCCTTGCTGCATCCAGTGGATGTGTCAGTGCAGAGAAGAAAGAGTGAAGGAGGTTTGAAGCAAGCTAAAAAAGCTGCAAGTACAGTGAACCTTGCTAAGATGCCAGGAGAAAGGAAGCGCAAGAAATCAATTACAAAAATAAGAATTGAATGTGACATTAATAAATTTCACAAACCTTACAGATGCGTCCACAAAGCTTGCTCTGCAGCTTTCACTATTCAGCAAAACTTAATACTGCACTATCGAGCTGTTCACCAGTCCGACCAACAGCTGTTTCACATGCAGATCAAACAAGAGACCACCAAAAATGCCAATGTCCAGGTCAAAGACTTTAAGTGTTCACTTGATGATTGTTGTAGAATTTTCCAAGGATTCACTGATCTAATTAAACACTATTCTGAGCTTCACGGTCTCACTTTAGATGAAATGGGGAAAATGGTGTCCACTGTCAGTGAGGGAAAGTTTCAATGTGACCAGGCTGATTGTGTATCTTCATTTACAGTTTTCTGGAGCTTTATTAAGCACCTTCTCGTAGCTCATGGCATAGATGTGGAAAGTCAGCAAGGTGATATTGATGTGACCTGCTTTAAGTGTGACTGTGAAGGCTGTGATCGTACTTATGCCACTAGATCTAACCTTTTAAGACACATCTTTACAAAGCACAGAGAGCTTCATCAATCTCATTTGATGAGACCCAGAAGAATCATAACAGACCAAGAAAATATTCCAAGGACAGCTAATCAGGACGATCAGTCTGACGAAAAGAATTACTTTGGACCTGAAGTTAGTGAAAATGAAGACACCATGCATCACGGTAAATCTAAACCCCTATCAAGGGAATATTTTACCCCGGATTGCAAAAATATGAAAAGCAGTGAAGTTGATGGTAATAAATCATGCAGCTCTAGAAAAGTTGCTAAATATACTTTTAAAAGTAAGGCCCAGGCTGTGGCCATATGTAGCAGCAAATCTCTGAGAGAGCAGTATCCATGTATGTTCCAGAATTGTACATCAGTTGTCACCAGTGAACGCAGCCTAGTAAAACATTATAGGATTCATCACAAAATTTCAAATGCATTTGTTAGTCAATACCACAATCATCTGATAACCTGTAGGAAGTATGCAAGTATTCAAGGCAAAAGATCAACTGAGTATGTAACCAACCATGAAGGACCAGTGGAGAATGCTGTCAATGGAGTGGTGGTTCAACAGCAGGCCAAGCTAAGCGAAACTGAAATTTTTAATAAGGAACTGGAGAATGATGACTCTTCTAAGAGCTCTGTTGAACTTTCAGAATTGTTTGATGCCAATACTTCTGTTTGCATTAAAAGTGAACGGGAGGAGACTGTAAAGATGAATGCTGAGAGTAAACTGACTGATGTAAATAACTATCAGTCTTGTAAGAAAAGGTCAAATGGtcacctgacactctcagacaccgaaAAAGAGTGCATACAGAGTAAAAAGAAAAATAATTTAATAATGGAAAACCCTGAGAAGCTGTTGGTAGATAATTCAAACCGAACTCTCCATGAGAAAGAGGCTTCCCCTCCAGAGCACAGCCCTTGTACACACAAGAGTCACCATCACAAGCCTTTTGACTTGAGTACATTTAAACCCATGGGGTTTGAATTCTCATTCCTAAAGTTCCTTGAAGAATCTGCTGTAAAGCAAAAGAAAAAATCTCTGGCTGATAAAGGTCTATCTCACTGTCTTACTATTAACACTGAAAAAATGGCAGATCATGGGTTAACCTCATCTAGTGTAGTGTTAGGTGATGAGGACAGCTCATCAGCAAGCATTCCTATGAAAGATGACAAAAATTCAAGGGCTATTGTTGACCACACCAACCGGTCAGCTGTAGATAGATTATGCATGGGAACTACTGAACATCAAGCCCTTACTAATTTTGCAACTCCTTTATCTCTTCACATTCTTAAGAACATAAAAATCATAATGGACAAGACACACTCAGATTGTGTTGAGCTTGCTGAAAAGCAACTTCAGCATATGCAACCCACAGTAGTCCTTAGTCGAGTAAAAGTAGACTTTAATATGCTGGCCCAAGTTAAAAGTGTAAAGGAAAGAATTGCTGCAAAGAGTACATAG